A genomic stretch from Streptomyces sp. QL37 includes:
- a CDS encoding penicillin-binding protein 2, translating to MIRHIRHAAGFCLLLLLALLANAARVQLFEAGELTTNPANRRTTIDRYDQPRGNILVGDEPVTGSKDTGEQLAYERTYRHGPLYAPVTGYASQTYGTTLLENAEDGVLSGTDPILAPLPLWGDITRSRQPGGDVVTTIEDSMQRAAYEGLDGRRGAVAALDPATGRILALVSSPSYDPEVLSGTGSAVTDAWARLNRAQSRPMLNRAIRQTYPPGSAFKIVTAAAALDAEVVTDPDAETDTPSPYVLPGTSTVLPNEARGCEKASLAEAIRVSCNTVMAHLGVEVGLDGMLEAVDRFGFNDDDLKIPSRVARSNFDSDMSDDQLAQSSIGQFDTTATPLQMAMVASAVANGGDLRRPHLVDRVTTDDGDTVRQQGSDSYHQAMSPTTARWLQRMMVDVVEDGTGTNAAIDGVTVGGKTGTAQHGVDNSGTPYAWFIAWAQAPDSGRPAVAVAVVVEDAAADRADVSGGGNAAPIARAVMEAALEARD from the coding sequence GTGATCCGCCACATCCGGCACGCCGCCGGATTCTGCCTGCTCCTGCTCCTCGCCCTGCTGGCGAACGCCGCCCGTGTCCAGCTCTTCGAGGCCGGCGAACTCACCACCAACCCCGCCAACCGCCGCACCACCATCGACCGTTACGACCAGCCGCGCGGCAACATCCTGGTGGGCGACGAACCCGTCACCGGGTCGAAGGACACCGGCGAGCAGCTCGCGTACGAGCGCACCTACCGCCACGGGCCGCTGTACGCGCCGGTGACGGGCTACGCCTCGCAGACGTACGGCACCACCCTGCTGGAGAACGCCGAGGACGGCGTCCTCTCCGGCACCGACCCAATCCTGGCCCCGCTCCCGCTCTGGGGGGACATCACCCGCAGCCGGCAGCCCGGCGGCGACGTCGTCACCACCATCGAGGACTCGATGCAACGCGCGGCGTACGAGGGCCTGGACGGCAGGCGCGGCGCGGTCGCCGCCCTCGACCCCGCGACCGGCCGCATCCTGGCGCTGGTCTCCTCCCCCTCGTACGATCCCGAGGTCCTCTCCGGCACCGGCTCCGCCGTCACGGACGCCTGGGCGCGGCTCAACCGCGCGCAGAGCCGGCCGATGCTCAACCGGGCCATCCGGCAGACGTATCCGCCCGGTTCGGCCTTCAAGATCGTGACGGCGGCCGCCGCGCTGGACGCGGAGGTGGTCACCGATCCGGACGCGGAGACCGACACCCCGTCCCCCTACGTCCTGCCCGGCACCTCGACCGTGCTGCCCAACGAGGCGCGCGGCTGTGAGAAGGCGTCACTGGCGGAGGCGATCCGGGTCTCCTGCAACACGGTGATGGCGCACCTCGGCGTCGAGGTGGGGCTGGACGGGATGCTGGAGGCGGTGGACAGGTTCGGTTTCAACGACGACGACCTGAAGATCCCCTCCCGGGTGGCCCGCAGCAATTTCGACTCCGACATGAGCGACGACCAGCTGGCCCAGTCCTCGATCGGCCAGTTCGACACGACGGCGACCCCGCTCCAGATGGCCATGGTGGCCTCGGCGGTCGCGAACGGCGGCGACCTCAGGCGCCCCCACCTGGTGGACCGGGTGACCACCGACGACGGCGACACGGTCCGGCAGCAGGGTTCGGACTCGTACCACCAGGCCATGAGCCCCACGACGGCCCGGTGGCTCCAGCGGATGATGGTCGACGTCGTGGAGGACGGCACCGGCACGAACGCGGCGATCGACGGGGTGACGGTCGGCGGCAAGACGGGCACGGCGCAGCACGGGGTCGACAACTCCGGTACGCCGTACGCCTGGTTCATCGCCTGGGCGCAGGCACCGGACTCCGGCCGCCCGGCGGTGGCCGTGGCGGTGGTGGTGGAGGACGCGGCCGCCGACCGGGCCGACGTCAGCGGTGGCGGCAACGCGGCTCCGATCGCCCGCGCGGTGATGGAGGCGGCGCTGGAGGCCCGAGACTGA
- a CDS encoding ADP-ribosylglycohydrolase family protein: MNSPTGHGDSAAARRSLEALALGDAFGERWFPLFRPPRQAYAEVRARRTPHEPVWHWTDDTALALALQRVLDEYGQVEQDRLALYYALAFDADQARGYGHGMHMLLPALLASPADWRTLAPGLFEGGSLGNGAAMRVAPLGARFHSDLGHVTDQAVLSAVVTHAHPEGVAGAVAVAVAAALSVRGEFTLEAVAGHTPEGPVRDGVLRAAEVPFATEPWKAADLLGNGSRIRADDTVPFALWTAARHPGDLEAALWSTAEGFGDVDTTCAITGGVVGAATGVEGVPAEWRLRREPLS, translated from the coding sequence ATGAACTCCCCTACCGGCCACGGTGACTCAGCAGCGGCCCGCCGCAGCCTCGAAGCGCTCGCCCTCGGCGACGCCTTCGGGGAGCGGTGGTTCCCGCTCTTCCGGCCGCCCCGGCAGGCCTACGCCGAGGTCCGGGCACGCCGCACCCCGCACGAGCCCGTGTGGCACTGGACCGACGACACCGCGCTGGCGCTGGCCCTGCAACGGGTCCTCGACGAGTACGGACAGGTCGAGCAGGACCGGCTCGCCCTGTACTACGCCCTGGCCTTCGACGCCGACCAGGCCCGTGGTTACGGCCACGGCATGCACATGCTGCTGCCGGCGCTGCTGGCCTCGCCGGCCGACTGGCGCACCCTCGCGCCGGGGCTCTTCGAGGGCGGCAGCCTCGGCAACGGAGCGGCGATGCGGGTCGCACCGCTCGGAGCGCGCTTCCACTCGGACCTCGGACACGTCACCGACCAGGCCGTGCTCTCGGCCGTCGTCACCCACGCCCACCCGGAGGGCGTCGCCGGCGCGGTGGCGGTCGCGGTCGCCGCGGCGCTGTCGGTGCGCGGGGAGTTCACCCTGGAGGCGGTCGCCGGACACACGCCGGAGGGACCCGTGCGCGACGGCGTGCTCCGTGCGGCGGAGGTGCCGTTCGCCACCGAGCCGTGGAAGGCCGCCGACCTCCTGGGCAACGGGAGCCGGATCAGGGCCGACGACACCGTGCCGTTCGCTCTGTGGACCGCTGCCCGGCACCCCGGCGACCTGGAGGCCGCCCTGTGGTCGACGGCGGAGGGCTTCGGGGACGTGGACACCACGTGTGCGATCACCGGGGGCGTCGTCGGGGCGGCGACCGGGGTGGAGGGTGTCCCCGCCGAGTGGCGGCTCCGGCGGGAACCCCTGAGCTGA
- a CDS encoding amidase family protein — translation MTSAVAAALARIDELDPELRAFTEVWHEEARAGAEAAARLPLAGLPFAVKGRAGIRSYAARRLAAAGGVPVGSTSVPGPGTRWQTWGRGAHGRTVNPWRPDRTPGGSSAGSAVAVAAGMVELATGSDGAGSVRIPAAWCGVFGLKTTQGLLPSPDRTGLASPGVLASSAARAGTYLRHVLDGCAPRPALLPVPAAYSPDLGFASVEPEVAGVVGAAVERLAEAGVIRLVRDPVTLLDPAETWTAVRGGTTTPATRALRAANDRALDAFFARTPLLLTPVTPNPPHGHEGPGDVFSTALTWAFNLSGHPAASVPAGFTRDGCPAGLQLVTDRGTDAALLGIACAVERVLPAPGPPRRLG, via the coding sequence ATGACATCAGCGGTGGCGGCGGCGCTCGCCCGGATCGACGAACTTGACCCGGAACTCCGCGCGTTCACGGAGGTCTGGCACGAGGAGGCACGGGCCGGGGCGGAGGCCGCGGCCCGTCTCCCGCTCGCCGGGCTGCCGTTCGCCGTGAAGGGCCGCGCGGGCATCCGCTCGTACGCCGCCCGCCGGCTGGCCGCCGCGGGCGGCGTACCGGTCGGATCGACCTCCGTACCGGGCCCCGGCACCCGGTGGCAGACCTGGGGGCGGGGGGCGCACGGCCGTACGGTCAACCCGTGGCGCCCGGACCGGACTCCCGGCGGATCGTCGGCGGGATCCGCCGTGGCGGTCGCCGCGGGCATGGTGGAGCTGGCGACGGGCAGCGACGGAGCGGGCTCGGTACGGATCCCGGCGGCGTGGTGCGGAGTGTTCGGCCTGAAGACGACGCAAGGGCTGCTGCCCTCCCCCGACCGCACGGGCCTCGCGTCCCCCGGCGTGCTGGCGAGCTCGGCGGCACGGGCGGGGACGTACCTGCGCCATGTGCTGGACGGCTGCGCGCCCCGGCCGGCGCTGCTTCCGGTCCCGGCCGCCTACAGCCCGGACCTGGGCTTCGCGTCCGTGGAACCGGAGGTGGCCGGGGTGGTGGGGGCCGCGGTGGAGCGGCTGGCGGAGGCCGGGGTGATCCGCCTGGTCCGTGACCCCGTCACGCTGCTCGACCCGGCGGAGACGTGGACGGCGGTACGCGGCGGGACGACGACCCCCGCCACCCGGGCACTGCGGGCCGCCAACGACCGCGCCCTCGACGCCTTCTTCGCCCGTACGCCCCTGCTCCTGACCCCGGTGACGCCCAACCCGCCGCACGGTCACGAGGGTCCTGGGGACGTCTTCTCCACGGCGCTGACCTGGGCGTTCAACCTCAGCGGCCATCCGGCGGCGAGCGTGCCGGCGGGCTTCACCCGGGACGGCTGCCCGGCCGGTCTCCAGCTGGTGACCGACCGGGGGACGGACGCGGCGCTGCTCGGCATCGCGTGCGCGGTGGAACGCGTCCTGCCGGCGCCGGGACCGCCGCGCCGGCTCGGCTGA